In a single window of the Pyrococcus sp. NA2 genome:
- a CDS encoding helix-turn-helix transcriptional regulator, which translates to MVEVCKVYEEHIDKILRVKKKLPKEELILEIADFFDALGNPTRLKILFALLEDELCTCDLSNITGLSVSAVSHQLRILKDRKIITYRKDGKNVFYKLNDEHIREILKVALEHMKE; encoded by the coding sequence ATGGTTGAGGTATGTAAGGTGTATGAAGAGCACATCGATAAGATACTCAGAGTCAAGAAGAAGTTGCCAAAGGAGGAGTTGATTTTGGAAATTGCAGACTTTTTTGATGCCCTTGGAAATCCCACGAGGTTGAAAATACTCTTCGCCCTCTTAGAGGATGAACTATGCACATGTGACCTCTCAAATATTACAGGACTCTCAGTCTCTGCAGTTTCTCACCAACTTAGGATTTTAAAGGATAGGAAGATCATCACTTACAGAAAAGATGGAAAGAACGTTTTCTATAAACTAAACGACGAGCATATTAGGGAGATTCTAAAAGTTGCACTAGAACACATGAAAGAATAA